A single genomic interval of Juglans regia cultivar Chandler chromosome 1, Walnut 2.0, whole genome shotgun sequence harbors:
- the LOC109009644 gene encoding E3 ubiquitin-protein ligase RGLG2-like isoform X1, which translates to MGGWSSKEGSWRQASSLRSNSSPRSGYQFPYESQSYSPQQSYSSQQYYHPSQEYGSQDYGGGQASDNRSNLESKFLRIADNYNSLEQVTEALARAGLESSNLIVGIDFTKSNEWTGAKSFNRRSLHHIGDGLNPYEQAISIIGKTLAVFDEDNLIPCFGFGDASTHDKDVFSFYSDERFCNGFEEVLSCYKEIVPHLRLAGPTSFAPIIEMAMTIVEESGGQYHVLLIIADGQVTRSVDTEHGKLSPQEQNTVDAIVKASKFPLSIVLVGVGDGPWDMMKKFDDNIPSRDFDNFQFVNFTEIMSKNVAPPRKEAEFAVAALMEIPSQYKATIELNILGGRKGFSPQRVPLPPPLYGAASSSSKPSHPGRKGFSPQRVPLPLPLYGAASSSSKPSHPSSFEPSVPHYHADSRPVSSAPPASSSADDNQLCPICLSNSKDMAFGCGHQTCCECGTDLQSCPICRSPIQTRIKLY; encoded by the exons ATGGGAGGTTGGAGTTCAAAAGAGGGAAGTTGGAGGCAAGCTTCATCTCTCCGTTCGAATTCTTCTCCACGGAGTGGATATCAATTCCCGTACGAGAGTCAGAGCTATTCGCCCCAACAATCATATTCGTCGCAGCAATACTATCATCCTTCACAAGAATATGGCTCACAAGACTATGGTGGTGGTCAGGCCTCTGATAATAGAAGTAATCTGGAGAGTAAGTTTTTGAGAATCGCCGATAATTACAATTCCTTGGAGCAG GTGACTGAAGCTCTTGCACGTGCTGGCCTTGAGTCTTCCAATCTTATTGTTGGTATTGATTTCACAAAGAGCAACGAGTGGACAG GTGCAAAGTCATTTAACAGGCGGAGTTTGCATCACATAGGAGATGGTCTAAACCCCTATGAACAAGCAATATCCATTATTGGGAAAACCCTGGCTGTATTTGATGAGGACAACTTGATTCCATGTTTTGGATTTggagatg CATCAACACACGATAAAGATGTCTTCAGTTTCTATTCAGATGAGAGATTTTGTAATGGCTTTGAGGAAGTGTTGAGTTGCTATAAGGAAATCGTCCCCCACTTACGACTTGCAG GACCAACTTCATTTGCACCAATAATTGAGATGGCTATGACCATCGTGGAGGAGAGTGGTGGCCAGTAccatgttttattaataattgCAGATGGACAG GTAACTAGAAGTGTTGATACTGAGCATGGCAAGCTAAGCCCGCAGGAGCAGAATACTGTTGATGCCATTGTTAAAGCAAG CAAGTTCCCTCTGTCAATTGTATTAGTTGGAGTTGGAGATGGACCTTGGGATATGATGAAGAAATTTGATGACAATATCCCTTCTAGGGACTTTGACAATTTTCAA tttgtgaattttacGGAAATAATGTCGAAGAATGTGGCTCCACCCCGAAAGGAGGCAGAATTTGCTGTTGCAGCCTTGATGGAAATTCCTTCCCAGTACAAGGCAACTATAGAGCTTAACATACTGGG TGGTAGGAAGGGCTTTTCTCCCCAAAGGGTTCCCCTCCCCCCGCCTCTCTATGGTGCAGCATCTTCCAGCAGCAAACCTTCTCATCCTGGTAGGAAGGGCTTTTCTCCCCAAAGGGTTCCCCTCCCCCTGCCTCTCTATGGTGCAGCATCTTCCAGCAGCAAACCTTCTCATCCTTCAAGTTTTGAACCCAGTGTCCCTCATTATCATGCAGACAGCAGGCCTGTCAGCTCAGCTCCACCGGCTAGTAGTTCCGCCGATGATAACCAG CTTTGCCCCATTTGCCTCAGTAATTCCAAGGACATGGCCTTTGGCTGTGGGCATCAG ACGTGTTGCGAATGTGGAACAGACCTCCAGTCATGCCCAATATGTAGGAGCCCAATTCAGACCAGAATAAAACTCTACTAG
- the LOC109009644 gene encoding E3 ubiquitin-protein ligase RGLG2-like isoform X2: protein MAHKTMVVVRPLIIEVIWRVTEALARAGLESSNLIVGIDFTKSNEWTGAKSFNRRSLHHIGDGLNPYEQAISIIGKTLAVFDEDNLIPCFGFGDASTHDKDVFSFYSDERFCNGFEEVLSCYKEIVPHLRLAGPTSFAPIIEMAMTIVEESGGQYHVLLIIADGQVTRSVDTEHGKLSPQEQNTVDAIVKASKFPLSIVLVGVGDGPWDMMKKFDDNIPSRDFDNFQFVNFTEIMSKNVAPPRKEAEFAVAALMEIPSQYKATIELNILGGRKGFSPQRVPLPPPLYGAASSSSKPSHPGRKGFSPQRVPLPLPLYGAASSSSKPSHPSSFEPSVPHYHADSRPVSSAPPASSSADDNQLCPICLSNSKDMAFGCGHQTCCECGTDLQSCPICRSPIQTRIKLY from the exons ATGGCTCACAAGACTATGGTGGTGGTCAGGCCTCTGATAATAGAAGTAATCTGGAGA GTGACTGAAGCTCTTGCACGTGCTGGCCTTGAGTCTTCCAATCTTATTGTTGGTATTGATTTCACAAAGAGCAACGAGTGGACAG GTGCAAAGTCATTTAACAGGCGGAGTTTGCATCACATAGGAGATGGTCTAAACCCCTATGAACAAGCAATATCCATTATTGGGAAAACCCTGGCTGTATTTGATGAGGACAACTTGATTCCATGTTTTGGATTTggagatg CATCAACACACGATAAAGATGTCTTCAGTTTCTATTCAGATGAGAGATTTTGTAATGGCTTTGAGGAAGTGTTGAGTTGCTATAAGGAAATCGTCCCCCACTTACGACTTGCAG GACCAACTTCATTTGCACCAATAATTGAGATGGCTATGACCATCGTGGAGGAGAGTGGTGGCCAGTAccatgttttattaataattgCAGATGGACAG GTAACTAGAAGTGTTGATACTGAGCATGGCAAGCTAAGCCCGCAGGAGCAGAATACTGTTGATGCCATTGTTAAAGCAAG CAAGTTCCCTCTGTCAATTGTATTAGTTGGAGTTGGAGATGGACCTTGGGATATGATGAAGAAATTTGATGACAATATCCCTTCTAGGGACTTTGACAATTTTCAA tttgtgaattttacGGAAATAATGTCGAAGAATGTGGCTCCACCCCGAAAGGAGGCAGAATTTGCTGTTGCAGCCTTGATGGAAATTCCTTCCCAGTACAAGGCAACTATAGAGCTTAACATACTGGG TGGTAGGAAGGGCTTTTCTCCCCAAAGGGTTCCCCTCCCCCCGCCTCTCTATGGTGCAGCATCTTCCAGCAGCAAACCTTCTCATCCTGGTAGGAAGGGCTTTTCTCCCCAAAGGGTTCCCCTCCCCCTGCCTCTCTATGGTGCAGCATCTTCCAGCAGCAAACCTTCTCATCCTTCAAGTTTTGAACCCAGTGTCCCTCATTATCATGCAGACAGCAGGCCTGTCAGCTCAGCTCCACCGGCTAGTAGTTCCGCCGATGATAACCAG CTTTGCCCCATTTGCCTCAGTAATTCCAAGGACATGGCCTTTGGCTGTGGGCATCAG ACGTGTTGCGAATGTGGAACAGACCTCCAGTCATGCCCAATATGTAGGAGCCCAATTCAGACCAGAATAAAACTCTACTAG
- the LOC109010176 gene encoding uncharacterized protein LOC109010176 — protein MAMSLTAKFPYQRLGHDVGFDDHDEERDRVVMRSRGWYRFKRVSIRRRFRLKVPNLRRLLRRKVRLLSAVRVSWSWAKVARRFKESQAHFGDLFAGNYLFVQVNPSSLKCLKRDNDLNGLSSSYSLPRVLA, from the coding sequence ATGGCCATGTCTTTGACTGCCAAGTTCCCTTACCAAAGACTTGGACACGATGTTGggtttgatgatcatgatgaagaAAGAGACAGAGTGGTTATGAGATCGAGAGGTTGGTACAGGTTCAAAAGGGTGTCCATAAGGAGGAGATTCAGGCTCAAGGTTCCCAACTTGAGAAGGTTGTTGAGGAGGAAAGTTAGACTGCTATCTGCAGTCAGAGTGTCATGGTCTTGGGCAAAGGTGGCGAGGAGATTTAAGGAGAGTCAGGCTCATTTTGGTGATCTCTTTGCAGGAAACTACCTGTTCGTTCAAGTCAATCCTTCCTCATTGAAGTGCCTCAAGAGGGATAACGACCTTAATGGCTTGTCCTCTAGCTACTCTCTTCCAAGAGTACTTGCTTAA